Proteins encoded together in one Nostoc sp. PCC 7524 window:
- a CDS encoding DUF4327 family protein, which produces MDTAVKYDIEFIKDEARQLVSKGVVNRQQPIYTLCKYVSEREWPLFELELEKNEFLLRDRIIDLLSHERWEED; this is translated from the coding sequence ATGGATACTGCTGTCAAATATGATATTGAGTTTATCAAGGATGAAGCACGTCAACTCGTCTCTAAGGGGGTAGTTAACCGTCAACAGCCAATTTATACTCTCTGTAAATACGTTTCTGAGCGTGAATGGCCCTTGTTTGAGTTGGAATTAGAAAAAAACGAATTTTTGCTCAGAGATAGAATTATTGACTTGTTGAGTCATGAACGATGGGAAGAAGACTGA
- a CDS encoding polyphosphate kinase 2 family protein: MKHKDFIFPAGSKISLLKNYDPAYLDGYHDKAESAKKLQANIQKLAQYQDVLYAQNTYALLIIFQAMDAAGKDSTIKHVMSGVNPQGFQVFSFKAPSAEELDHDYLWRTMKALPERGRIGIFNRSYYEEVLIVRVHPEIFHQQQLPHRLPDNQIWKQRFQEINNFEKYLVNNGIVVLKFFLNVSKSEQKKRFLKRIESPEKHWKFSVNDVRERAFWDDYMAAYEEVFHHTSTEWVPWYIIPADHKWFTRLVVADIICSKLQELNLQYPTVSEAHKQELLQAKYILERE, encoded by the coding sequence ATGAAGCATAAAGATTTTATTTTTCCAGCAGGGTCAAAGATTTCTCTATTAAAAAATTATGACCCAGCTTACCTAGATGGTTATCATGATAAAGCTGAGTCAGCGAAAAAATTACAAGCGAATATTCAAAAACTAGCACAATATCAAGATGTGCTTTATGCCCAAAATACCTACGCCTTGCTGATTATCTTTCAAGCAATGGATGCTGCTGGCAAAGATAGCACTATTAAACACGTTATGTCTGGGGTGAATCCCCAAGGTTTTCAGGTATTTAGTTTTAAAGCCCCCAGTGCCGAAGAATTAGATCATGACTATCTGTGGCGGACAATGAAGGCTTTGCCAGAACGGGGGCGTATTGGCATATTCAACCGTTCATACTATGAAGAAGTCTTAATAGTACGGGTGCATCCAGAAATTTTTCATCAGCAACAATTACCCCATCGTCTCCCAGATAATCAGATATGGAAACAACGTTTCCAAGAAATAAATAATTTTGAAAAATATTTAGTTAATAATGGGATTGTAGTTCTGAAATTTTTTCTGAATGTTTCTAAGTCAGAACAAAAAAAACGTTTTTTAAAAAGAATTGAATCCCCCGAAAAACATTGGAAGTTTTCTGTAAATGATGTCCGTGAAAGAGCTTTTTGGGATGATTATATGGCAGCTTATGAGGAAGTTTTCCATCACACTAGCACTGAATGGGTCCCTTGGTATATTATCCCTGCCGATCACAAATGGTTTACACGCTTGGTTGTGGCTGATATTATCTGCTCCAAGCTACAAGAACTAAATTTGCAATACCCGACAGTTAGTGAAGCACATAAGCAAGAACTTTTGCAAGCAAAGTATATTTTAGAACGCGAGTAG
- a CDS encoding DUF1565 domain-containing protein yields MTQNLYVNPVIGNDTNPGSQQSPFKTITQALKVSSPNTIIQLADGTYNADSGEVFPLTIPFSVKVVGNEASKGSSILIVGSGTYLSRTFARQNVTFVMLDSAELRGVTVTNPASRGSGVWAESTTPTIANCTLINCQREGVFATGDANPVILGNVFTENAANGIAIAKNSQGQVQGNICFKTGFGIAVSDTAAPTLVDNKIYENRSGIVISGNSRPILRKNLIENNTDDGLTIIVNALPDIGNTNNPGNNILRNNGKFDVQNVSSNKLVSVGNQIDKTKVSGNVEFLDSQISTPTPTPTPTPIPTPTPIATPTPIPTPIPTPTPIATPTPTPTPTPIPTPTPTPIATPTPIPTPTPTPIPTPIPTPIPTPIPTPIPAPTPTPIPTPTPSPLELKDIANHWAAPFIRELVKQGIVNGFPDQTFKPDATMTRAQYAALLVKAFNPPPNRAVIRFKDVPDKFWAFKVILQAYQGLFLAGYPDGTFKPNDNIQRVQVIVALVNGLGLGLSTNVANTIRIFDDYAKIPDYGKGQVAKAVEKRIIVNYPNIKLLNPTRDATRAEVIAIVYQALVNAGRVTAIDFPYIVR; encoded by the coding sequence ATGACTCAAAATCTTTACGTAAATCCAGTTATAGGCAACGATACCAACCCCGGTAGCCAACAATCACCCTTCAAAACAATTACTCAAGCCCTGAAAGTATCCTCACCCAATACCATCATTCAACTAGCAGATGGCACTTACAATGCTGATAGCGGTGAAGTTTTTCCCCTGACGATTCCCTTTAGTGTCAAAGTGGTGGGTAACGAAGCTAGCAAAGGTAGCAGTATTTTAATTGTAGGCAGTGGTACTTACCTCAGCCGTACTTTTGCTCGGCAAAACGTTACTTTTGTAATGTTAGATAGCGCAGAACTCAGAGGCGTAACTGTAACAAATCCTGCTAGTCGTGGCAGTGGTGTCTGGGCAGAATCAACTACTCCCACAATTGCTAATTGCACCTTGATTAATTGTCAGCGTGAGGGTGTATTTGCTACAGGTGACGCTAACCCAGTGATTCTTGGTAATGTATTTACAGAGAATGCAGCTAATGGAATTGCGATCGCTAAAAATTCCCAAGGTCAAGTTCAAGGTAACATCTGTTTTAAAACAGGTTTTGGTATCGCCGTTAGCGACACAGCAGCACCCACACTTGTAGATAACAAAATTTACGAAAACCGTTCTGGGATAGTCATCTCTGGTAATTCTCGTCCTATTCTGCGTAAGAATCTTATAGAAAACAATACTGATGATGGTTTAACAATTATTGTTAATGCCCTACCAGATATTGGTAATACCAACAACCCAGGAAACAACATCCTACGCAATAACGGTAAATTTGATGTGCAGAATGTTAGTTCTAATAAGCTGGTGTCAGTAGGTAATCAAATCGATAAAACCAAAGTCTCAGGCAATGTAGAGTTTCTAGATAGTCAAATTTCGACACCAACACCAACACCGACACCAACACCTATACCGACACCGACACCGATAGCAACCCCAACCCCGATACCAACACCTATACCGACACCGACACCGATAGCAACCCCAACCCCGACACCAACACCAACACCTATACCGACACCGACACCGACACCGATAGCAACGCCAACGCCGATACCAACACCAACACCGACACCGATACCAACACCGATACCAACACCGATACCAACACCGATACCAACACCGATACCAGCACCGACACCAACGCCGATACCAACACCCACACCTAGCCCTCTAGAATTAAAGGATATTGCTAATCATTGGGCAGCACCGTTTATTAGAGAATTAGTCAAACAGGGAATAGTTAATGGTTTTCCAGACCAAACATTTAAACCTGATGCTACAATGACACGCGCACAATATGCCGCGTTATTAGTCAAAGCATTCAACCCACCACCCAATCGCGCAGTGATCAGATTTAAAGATGTACCTGACAAATTTTGGGCATTCAAAGTTATCTTACAGGCATATCAAGGTCTATTCCTTGCTGGTTATCCCGATGGAACTTTCAAACCTAATGATAATATTCAGCGTGTGCAAGTGATAGTTGCCTTAGTCAACGGACTAGGGTTGGGCTTGTCTACTAATGTTGCTAACACCATTAGAATTTTTGATGATTACGCCAAGATTCCTGACTATGGTAAAGGGCAAGTAGCGAAAGCCGTAGAAAAGAGGATTATCGTTAACTACCCGAACATCAAACTACTTAACCCTACCCGCGATGCTACACGCGCAGAGGTAATAGCAATAGTTTATCAAGCATTAGTCAATGCAGGACGTGTAACAGCAATTGACTTTCCCTACATCGTGAGGTAA